The nucleotide sequence TCTGCCAGTGCTTGATGCGCGCCGCGAGGAAGGGGTCGGCCAGGGCGGCACGCCCCAGCATCACATCGCGACAGCCGGACAGTGAGCGAGCCCGCCAGTAGCAGGGCATGTCCCAGATGTCCCCATTGGCAACGACCGGAATGGAGAGTTCGGACGTGATCTTGCCGATCCATTCCCAGTGCGCTGGCGGACGATAGCCTTCCTGTTTGGTGCGCCCATGCACGACCAGCTGCGTGGCGCCCCCGGCCTGGGCTGCCTGAGCGCATGCCAGTGCCAGGCGACGGTCGTTGAAGCCGAGGCGAATCTTGGCCGTGACGGGTACCCCGGTGCCCTTGAGGGCATTGCGCACGCCCTCCACCGCACGAAAGACGCGGTCCGGCGAGCGCAGCAGGGCTGCGCCTCCGTCGTGACGGTTGACGGTCTTGGCCGGGCAGCCGAAGTTGATGTCGACGCTGGGTGCCCCCAGGCGTGCCGCGACGCGAGCGTTGATGCCCAGCGCCTCGGGGTCGGCACCCAACAGCTGCAATGCGACCGGTGTGTCGTGTCGTGTGCGTGCCGTCCGTGTCGGGGAGGCTTCCAGCAGCTCCGGGCAGATACGCTTGAAGACGCGAGGCGGTAGCTTGACATGCGTCACGCGCACGAATTCCGTCACACACCAGTCATAGCCGCCAAGGCCGGTGAGACATTCGCGCGTGATGTCATCAATCACGCCTTCCATCGGCGCGATGCCGATGCGGCCAGCCCGCGCGAGGGCTTGTGGGGTCAACGATGGTGTCATTGCAATTGCCGTGGAATCAGGCACTTTAAAGCGATCAACAAGCACTGAATGCCGCTGCATGGGGTGTCGACAGTGGCCAGCGACGCAACGGCGTGAACGCTTGGACGTGTCGAGCATCATCGAAGGCATGGGCAATCATCGCTCATGCCGCACCCTGATTGGCGCGATGACGAGAATGACTCGAGGACACTGGCATGCAAGAGAATGATCTGCTCGGTGAAGGCTTGAACCTGATGGTGTTCGGGATGGGGTTCGTGTTCGTGTTTCTAAGTCTGCTGGTAGTCGCCATGATGGCGATGGCCAAGCTGGTGGACCGTTTTGCGCCCGCGCCGCTACCGGCTGCACCGCGCACGACGCGCGCGCCTGTCTCGGCGGCACCTGCAGCAGAGGATGACAGCGAACTGACGGCTGTCATGGCGGCGGCGATTCACCGCTTTCGCCAGGATCATCACAAGCACTGAGATGTCGCGGAAGTCGTCGGTGCTGCTGGTACTCTCGGAGCGCCGGAGCGACACCGCAGCGAGAAAGCGGCGATTCTATCATGAGCCGTCCGGTGGGGAGACCACCTCTCGAGTGCAATATTCTGTGTGGCAGGCGCAGTGAAAGGCAAGCCTGCCACCACGGCAGAACCCGATATCCACATTATAAAGAACAAGGGATCACTCATGGACAAGCAACCGCTGGGCATCACGGATGTGGTACTGCGCGACGCGCATCAGTCATTGCTGGCCACGCGCATGCGCCTCGATGACATGCTGCCGATCGCCGCCAAGCTGGACGACATCGGCTTCTGGTCGCTGGAGAGCTGGGGCGGCGCGACCTTCGACGCCTGCATCCGCTACCTGGGCGAAGACCCCTGGGCGCGCATTCGTGCCTTGAAGGAAGCGATGCCCAAGACTCAGCAGCAGATGCTGCTGCGCGCCCAGAACCTGCTCGGCTATCGTCATTACGCCGATGACGTGGTGGATGCCTTCGTCAAGCGTGCCGCGACCAGCGGTGTCGATGTCTTCCGTGTCTTCGACGCGATGAATGACCCGCGCAACCTCGAGCGTCCGCTCAAGGCAGTGCTGGATCAGGGCAAGCATGCCCAGGGCACCATCTCCTACACCGTGAGCCCCGTGCACACGCTGGAGATGTGGGTGGAGCTGGCGCAGAAGATCGAGTCCATGGGGGCCCAGTCGCTGGCGATCAAGGACATGGCGGGCCTGCTGACGCCGTATACCGCCTTCGAGCTGGTCTCGCGCCTCAAGGCGAGCCTGTCGATCCCGATCCACATGCAGTGCCATGCCACCACCGGGCTTTCCACCGCCACGGCTCTCAAGGCCATCGAGGCGGGCATCGACAACGTCGACACCTCCATCTCCTCGATGTCGATGACCTACGGCCACAGCCCGACCGAATCGGTCGTCGCGATGCTGGCAGGCACCGAGCGCGATACCGGACTGGACCTCGAGAAGCTCGAGGATATCGCGGCCTACTTCCGCGAAGTGCGCAAGAAATACGCGGCATTCGAGGGCAGTCTGCGCGGTATCGACTCGCGCATTCTGGTCGCCCAGGTGCCGGGTGGCATGCTCACCAACATGGAAGGCCAGCTCAAGGAGCAGGGCGCCGGTGACAAGCTGGATGACGTGCTCGCCGAGATTCCGCGCGTACGCAAGGACCTGGGCTATATCCCGCTGGTGACCCCGACCTCACAGATCGTCGGCACCCAGTCGGTGATGAACGTGATGATGGGCGAGCGCTACAAGTCGATCTCCAAGGAAGTGCAGGCGCTGCTCAAGGGGGAATATGGCGCGGCGCCGGCACCCTTCGACAGCGAACTTCAGTCCCGCGTGCTGGAAGGCGCCGAGCCGATCACCTGCCGCCCGGCAGACAACCTGACGCCGGAGATGGAGCGTCTGCGTGAGGAGCTCAAGGGCAAGGCCAGGGAGGAAGGTATCGCGCTGGAGAGCGGCGAACGCGAGACCGATGACGTGCTGACCTATGCACTCTTCCCGCAGATCGGCCTCAAGTTCCTGCGCAACCGTGGCAACCCGGATGCCTTCGAGCCCGCCCCGCAGGCTGTCGATGACAAGGCATCCAAGGCCGCCGCAGCGCCGGTCTCTAGTGCTCCGGCCGTCAGTGCTCAAGGCGCGTCGAGCGGCCCGCAGACCTACACCCTGAACGTCAACGGCAAGCAGTATGTCGTCGAGGTTGCCGAAGGCGGAGACATCACCCAGGTGCAGGCCAGCGAGCCTGCGGCATCGGCTCCGGCAGCCGCGGCACCTGCCGCCCAGGCCGCCTCCGGTGAGCCGGTGAATGCGCCGTTGGCGGGCAACATCTTCAAGGTCAATGTCGCCGTCGGTGACAGCGTGGCGGAAGGAGATGTCGTGATCATTCTCGAGGCCATGAAGATGGAGACCGAGATCCGTGCCCACCAGGCCGGTACCGTCTCCGCGGTGAAGGTCAAGGAAGGCGACAGTGTCAGTGTCGGCGACGTTCTGATCACCCTCTGAGCCGGTGTGTCCGGCCCGTCGGCATGTACGACGGGCCGGTCGGTGATGCTCCTCTGCAAGGCGACACGACATGGACAAGATACTCAACCTCTGGCACGGCTCGGGGCTCTACAACATGAGCTTCGGCCAGCTGGCGATGATCGTCATCGGCCTTGGCCTGCTTTATCTGGCGATCCGCAAGAACTTCGAACCCCTGCTGCTGGTGCCGATCGGCTTCGGCGGCATTCTGGCCAACATTCCGGAAGCCGGACTGGCGCTGTCTGCTGCCGAGCAGGCGGCGCATCTCGGCAAGCCGGAGCTGCTGGCTTCGATGGCCAATCTGCTCAACGTCAACATCGCCAGCCTGCCGCTGGATGAGGCGCGTCACGCGGTGGAGCAGGCACTGCATGGCGAGATTCCCGCAGTGCTCAAGCAGCAGGCCAGCAACATGGCGCTGGATGGTGGCTTCTCCAACGGCATGCTGTACAGCTTCTACAGCGTGGCGATCGCTTCCGGCATCGCGCCGTTGGTGATCTTCATGGGCGTGGGGGCGATGACGGATTTCGGCCCGTTGCTGGCCAACCCCAAGACCCTGTTCCTCGGGGCGGCGGCGCAGTTCGGCATCTTCGCGACGCTGTTGGGCGCGGTGGCGTTGACCTCGATGGGCCTGATGGACTTCAGCCTGCAGCAATCGGCGGCCATCGGCATCATCGGTGGTGCGGACGGCCCGACCTCCATCTACGTCGCCAGTCTGCTGGCACCGGAGCTGCTGGGGGCGATCGCCGTGGCGTCCTACTCCTACATGGCACTGGTGCCGATGATCCAGCCGCCGATCATGCGCGCGCTGACCACCGCCAAGGAACGCAGCCTGGTGATGACGCAGCTGCGTCCGGTCTCCAAGACCGAGAAGATCCTGTTCCCGCTGGTGCTGTTGATCATGGTGGCGATGCTGCTGCCGGACGCCGCACCGCTGCTGGGCATGTTCTGCTTCGGTAACCTGATGCGCGAGTGCGGTGTGGTGGAGCGTCTGTCGGATACCGCCCAGAACGCGCTGATCAACATCACTACCATCTTCCTGGGACTGTCGGTGGGCTCCAAGCTGCAGGCCGACAAGTTTCTGGCGGTGGAGACGCTGGGCATTCTGGCCCTCGGCGTGGTCGCCTTCGGTATCGGCACGGCCTGCGGGGTACTGATGGCCAAGCTGATGAACAAGGTCTCTAAGACGCCGATCAATCCGCTGATCGGGTCGGCCGGTGTCTCGGCGGTACCGATGGCGGCACGTGTCTCCAACAAGGTCGGGCTCGAGTACAACCCGCACAACTTCCTGCTGATGCACGCGATGGGGCCGAACGTGGCCGGTGTGATCGGCTCGGCGGTGGCCGCTGGGGTGATGATCAAGTACCTCGGCTGATCCTGTCCGCAGTACTGAGACGACAACGCCCGCCATGGCTTCCATGGCGGGCGTTGTCGTCTCTTGGGCCTTCATCAGCGGCGCTTTATCTTGTCTCGGCCGAGGGGCTGGAGGGCGTGGCAGAGACGGTGCGCTGGCCTGGCTGCATGCGAGATGCCGGGTCATGGATGGCTTGCCAGAGGCTCAGCAAGGCAGCGCGATCGACACGCTGACTGGGCAGTCGCTGGCTGTCGTCCAGAGAATGCCATTCACGTGTGCTGGTCTGGCGGGCCAGCGCGAAACGGAAGGGGTGGTAGCCGGGCGAGCCCAGGCGGGTATCGGTCACCGCCAGCAGCGTCTCACCCTCTGATGTCCGCTCGCGGCTCGCCCGCAGGTAGGGCGCGGCGAACCAGCGCAGACGCTGTCCATCCTCAAGCTTCCCGACCTCGGCATCCAGCGCTGGCTGGCGCGGGAAATCCCGTCGCGCCAGTGCCATCAATTGCTCGTCGGAATCGAAGACACCGACCATCCACTCGTGATCCGCCAGCGGCGTGACCACGCTGACCCGCCATAGCAGGCTGTTGAAGGGCGTGGGCTGCACCATGCGTGGGGCGTCCGCGAATCCCTGACTGGCCAATACCGGCGCCATGCGATGTTCCACCCAGCTCTTGGCGGCCAGCCCCCAGCCGAGATAGAGGCTCGAGAGCATCAGGCCAGTGACCAGCAATCGTCCTGCGTGGCCGCGTATGGCGACCCACAGGCCGGTGATCAGCAGCGGCAGGGCGTAGAGCGGGTCGATGATGAAGATGCTGGCCAGGCTCACCGGTCGGCTTGGCCATGGCCACAGCAGCTGGGTGCCATAGGTGGTGAAGGCATCCAGCAGCGGGTGCGTGATCAGGCACAGCAGGCAGTAGGCGATCAGGCGGCCACGCCCCAATGGTGCCAGGCGTGGAAGACGGGCGAGCAGCCAGCCGAGCAGAATGCCCAGCAGCCCCAGCACCGGCAGGGAATGGCTGAAGCCGCGATGATGGGTGTAATTGGCGACGGCGTCGCCGTAATCGATCATCACGTCGAGATCGGGCAGGGTGCCGAGTGCCGCTCCACCGAGCAATGCATAACGGATGGCAGCGCCGCGTCTTTCGACGGGCAAGTGTCGGATGGCGGGCGCCATGACGGCACCGCCCACGGCGGCTCCGAGGCAGATCTGGGTAAGGGAGTCCATCGGCGGGCTACCTGCGAGAGGGAAGGGGGAGTGAAGAGGACGAGCTGGTGTCAGGCATCCGCATGGATCGCCTCCAGGGCACCCGGCTCGGCCCAGCGCGGGCCGGCGTCCAGCACGCGAGCCTGTACCGGACAGTCGTCACGATGACAGCCCGGCAGATAGCCGCAGCTCATCAGCAGCTCGTTGACGATCTCGGGACCAGTGAAGCGGAAGGTCTTCTTGAACAGCTTGACCCAGGCGGACAAGGGTTGCGGATGATGGGCATCCAGCCATTGGAGAAAGCTGCCGTGCGAGTCCTTCATCTGCAGTACCACGCCCGCGTTGTGGATCACGGCATTGACCTTGAGGCGGTTGCGGATGATGCCGGCATCGCTCAACAGGCGCGCGCGCTCTTCATCTCCATAGGCGGCGATACGCGCGATATCGTAATTCTCGTAGGCCTCGCGAAAGGCCTCGCGCTTCTTGAGTACCGTCAGCCAGGAGAGGCCGGCCTGGTTGATCTCCAGCACGAAACGCTCGAACAGTACCCGGTCATCGCTGACCGGGAAGCCGTATTCGTGATCATGATAGGGACCATGAATCGGGTGCTGGGGAGCATTCTCGCAATAGGTGCTGGCAGTGACGACGTCGGCCATCAGTCCTCCTGCACCGCGAAGCGGCCACTGCCGAGAAAGACGACGGCCAGTGCGCTGGCGAGGAAGAAGCCTTGCAGTTCCAATGCCCAGCCACCGGACGATGACAGGCTCAGCAGCTGCCCCATGTGAGCCACCGCAATGGCGAACAGCATGTTGGCGACGACGATCAGGCCGGCGATGCGGGCGTGCACGCCGAGGATGAGCATGATGGGCGCAATGATCTCGCCGATGTAGACCCCATAGGCCACCACGCCTGGTATCCCCATCTTCTCCAGCTCGCCGGCGATCCAGCTCAACGTGCCGCCATCACCGAGCAGTTTCGAGAGGCCGTGGAACAGCAACAGCAGTCCCAGAGTCAGGCGCAGGATCAACTTGCCGAGGTCATCATTTTCGAGAAATTGCACGTCAGAGCTCCTTGCTCAGCGAGGGTTGCGGGAAATCAGCGAGAGAGGTCAGGCGTTGGGGTCGTCCACCAGCAGGCGCGAGAAGCGCACGATCTCGGCATTGCGATTCGCCCAGCCCAGACGCTCCCAGAAGCGGTGGGCCTCATGATTGTCATGCAGGGTATCCAGGTGCACCTTGTCGATGCCTTCCTGTGCCAGGGCGTCCAGGCAGCGCTCGACCAATGTTCTCGCGATCCCCTGGCCTCGCATGTCCGGGGCCGTCATCACATGTTGCAGGTAGCCGCGCTTGCCATCATGCCCGGACATGGCACATCCCACCAGCCGCACGCCGGAGAAGGCCAAGTGGCTCATGCCGGGGTTGCGGATCAGATAGCGCTCGACGGCGGCATACTCATCCGCCTTGCGGATCACCACCCCCGGGGTGGCCTCCATCATGTGCATGAAGGCCGAGTGGTCGGCGGGTGTCATGGGGCGATAGGTGACGGGTAGCATCGACGAGCCTGTCATGGAAGGTGAGCCGGTGGTCGCTGGGGCTGCCAGCTGGAGAGGATATCAGTCGCGCGGGATATCGAAATGGCCCGGGCGCGCCGCGACACGTGCCAGCCACGCCTGTATGGCAGGATAATCATCCAGCGCGAAACCGCCTTCATCAGCGACATGCGTATAAGCATAAAGGGAAATGTCGGCGATCGTGAACTGATCCCCTACCAGCCAGTCATGTTCGGCGAGATGGTGCTCCATCACCCGCAGGGCACGCTTGCCGCCCTCCTGCTTGGCGGCGTACTCGTCACGGCGTTCCTCGGGCAGGCCGAGGTAGCGATTGATGAAGCGGGCAGTGGCGATGTAGGGCTCATGGCTGTATTGCTCGAAGAACTGCCACTGCAGCACCTTGGCACGCAGGAAGGGGTCACTCGGCAGATAATCGCTGCCATCGGCGAGGTAGTTCAGGATGGCGTTGGACTCTGACAGTGTCTCACCGCGATGCAGCTCCAGCAGCGGGATCTTGCCATTGACGTTGCGGGTCAGGAATTCCGGCGTGCGAGTATCGCCGGCCAGAATGTCGACTTCGATGTAATGGTGATGGCGTTCGAGAAGGTGCAGCAGCAGCTCGACCTTGTAGCAGTTACCGGAGCGGCGATCACCATAGAGCGTCAGCATGGAGGAGCATCCTGTGCAGGCGTGTAAAAAGCGTCCTGACAGTCTAGCGAACATCGCGAGGGAAAACAGTGGTGATGCGAACAGTGTTCGATATCCGTGATGTACTGCCGTCCCTCGCAGGCCAGCGACGATCAGCCCAGGATGAAGATGACGCAGGAGGCCGTCAGTGCCCCCATCACGCGGTTGAAGATCCTCCAGGCGCGATCGGTATTCAGCAGACGCCCGATGGCGGTGCCGAAGCCTGCCCACAGGGAGATGCAGGGCAGCGCCACCAGTTCCGCGAAGCTCGCCAGCAGGATCGCGTTGAGCCACACCGGCCCGTCTTCCGGGAGAAAGCCCGCCATCAGCGCGATACCCATGACCCAGGCCTTGGGGTTGGCGAACTGGAACAGCGCGGCTGCCAGAAAGCTCATCGGCCGTGCATCCTGTCGGCTCGACAGGTCGGGTGGTGGGGCCATGGCAATCTTCCAGGCCAGATAGAGCAGATAGCCACTCCCCAACACCTTGAGCAGTGTCTGCACGATGGGGTAGCGCTCGAAGACCAGTCCCAGTCCCAGCGCGATGCCGATGAACAGCACCAGGCAGCCGATCATGATGCCGAAGATATGCGGCAGGGTGCGCCAATAGCCATGATTGGCTCCGGAAGCCGTCAGCATGACGTTGTTGGGCCCCGGTGTCAGGGTCATCGACAGCATGTAGAGCGTGGCTGGGGCAAGAAAGGCGAGGGATTCCATGGGTGTCCTTCAGCGTGTGGGGCGTTGGCGTGATGCCGCATTATTGTATGGGTGCAATTGTGATGGATGTCGGCACGTTCCAGCATTTTATGGCTTGTTGGTGCCATGTTTTGAGCATAATCTGATGACAATTACCGTCAACAGGTTTTTTGTCACCATGACAATATGGACTCCGACACTTGATCCCACCCTGCCGCGCTATCGTGCGCTGGCGGAGGCCATCCGCCTCGATATCGCCTCAGGCCTGCTCAAGGAGGATGAGCGACTGCCGCCGCAACGCCGACTTGCGGATGCGCTGGGCGTGACGATCGGTACCGTGACACGCGGCTATGCCGAGGCCGAGCGACATGGGTTGGTCAGGGCGCGTGTGGGGAGCGGAACCTACGTCAATGCGCCGGTCAGCGCGGGGCCTGTGCCCGACAGGCGCTTCGGACATGCCTTGCATGCCAGGCCATCATTCGGGATCGCGGCGGAGTCGGATGACTCCCTTTCGGCATCCTCTGGTGTGATGGATCTCACCATGAGCCTGCCACCGCCGCATCCGGCGCGGCAGCAGGGGATGGCGGCGGCGCTGACCGCGATCAGCCACTCCCCCGAGGCATTGGTGCGGAGTGTCGAATACCAGAATGAATTCGGGGTGGGCAGTCATCGCCAATTGCTGGCGAGCTGGATGAGCGAGCTCGGCATGCCGGTCGACCCCGAGGAGCTGATGCTGACGCAGGGAGGGCAGAATGGCATTACTCTCGCGCTGTCGGCCTTGCTGGCCCCCGGAGAGGCGGTGGTCACGGGAGCGCTGACCTACCCCGGACTGATCGCCGCGAGTGCTGAGCGGGGCCTGAAGCTGCTGCGAGTACCGCTGGATGAGGAGGGCATGGATGTCGAGGCTCTGGCGCGGCTGTGTCGCCAGCAGGTGCCCAGGATGGTCTACGTGATGGCCGAGCAGAACAATCCGGGGGCGGCGCAGCTGTCCCACGCACGGCGAGAGGCGCTGGTTGCCCTTGCGCGCCAGCACGATTTCTGGATTCTGGAAGACGGCGTGCAGTATCTGCCGAGGGAGGAGTGCGGGACTCGTCTCTATCAGATGGCACCTGAGCGCACCCTGTATGTCTTCAGTACCTCCAAATTGCTGGCTGGCGGTCTGCGTCTGGGCGTATTGCGCGCCCCGGTGGAAGTGCTGTCCCGGATTGGCGCGGTGCTGCGCAGTCACAGCTGGATGGTGGCACCGCTGCTGATGGAAACGGTCTGCGCCTGGCTGACCAGTGGCAATGCGACACAGCTGGTGGACTGGCAGGTGGAGGAGATGCGGGCGCGCCAGCGACTGGCACGTACTCTGCTGGGGGAGTGGACGCTCTCTTCGCGGCCTTCATCGTTCGATCTGTGGCTGGTGCTACCCGAAGGGCAGCGTAGCCAGGCTGTGGTCGAGTCATTGGCTCGGCGCGGGGTACATGTCACCAGTGCCGAGCCTTTCTGTGTCGGCAATGAACCTCCACCACAGGCATTGCGGCTGTGCCTGAGTGCCGCCGAGAGTCGTGAGGTCCTGACGCGGGCCCTGGAGATCGTCCGTGAGGTGCTGCATGCCCCGCCGCCGTTGCGTTGCACGACGCTCTAGCCGCGGGCCTCATGATCTGCCGGAGGATTCGGCCTCCTGAGCCAGCCTTGCCTGCTTGAGTTCCACTCCCCAGCGATAGCCACCGAGACCACCATCGCCACGCACCACGCGGTGGCAGGGCGTCAGCAGGGCGAGGGGGTTGGCACCGCAGGCATTGGCGACGGCGCGGCTGGCAGTGGGTCGCCCCAGAGCTTCAGCCAGTTGCCGGTAGGTCAGGGTCTCGCCGCTCAGGGTGGTATTCAGTTGCTGCCAGACACGCAGCTGAAATGCGGTACCGCGGACATCCAGCGGCAGCTCGATGAAGAGCGCCTGGCTCGTCTGTGGAGTCTCGCAGAGTGCCAGCAGGCGCGCACCGAGCATTGCATGCAGTGATTGCCCTGCCTCGTCGTCGGGTGTCACCTGTTGCCAGTCAGCCTCTGGCAGACGAGCTTCCAGAGCACTCTGCCCAGCATCACGGCTATCCGTCAGCTGGATGGCCACCACTCCACGTTCACTGAGCGCGGCGCTCAGCCAGCAGTGATGCTCGGGCATACCGAAACTGCATGGCCAGTGCATCGCCAATAGTGTCTCGCCACTGCCTCCTTTCGAACGAGCGCTGGGCGTCATGCCGCCGGCGCGTGCATGGGCACGGCTGGTGGAGCGATAGCCTGCCGTGAGGATGGCGTCGGTGACACCGCGCCCTTGTTCGAGCAGATCATGAAAGCGCAGCTGGCGCAGTCCGCTGGCATAGTCGCTGGGCGACAGGCCGAGCCAGGCCTTGAAGCGGCGCTGAAGGTGAGAGCTGCCAAGGCCCGTGAGGATGGCCAGACGGCTCAGTGACGGTGTCGGCCGGCTCTCGGCGACAGCGGCTTCCAGTTGCCGACAGACGGCGATGAGCCAGTGTGGCATGTCGGGGATATCGCGGTTGTCCGAGGATGAATCCGTCTCTGGGTGACAGCGACGGCACGCGCGCAGCCCGGCTGCATGCGCGGCGCGGGTGTCAGGGAAGAACCTGACATTGTCACGCCGTGGAGGCGGTGAGGGACAGCCGATACGGCAGAAGATGCCGGTGGTGATCACGCCATAGCGCAATGACTCACCGGCAATCGACTGGCGAGCCAGCAGGCGTTGCCAGATGGCGTCTTGTGCCGCTCGTGAAGGAGTCATCGTTCGTCTCGCTGTGACGGAGTTCCGCCCAGTATCGCCACGTGGCGACTACCTCGCACTCCGCATCTTGCACTGGCTTTCGAGATCGGTGTTTCAGAATTCCATCGATTCCTGGCGCTTTTCCTCTTCCTCGGCCTGCTTGCGCAGCTTCTTGCGAATCGCGGCCTTGTGGAAGCGCAGTTTCTGCTCCTGGGTTTCCAGGTTCAGTGGCGGCACCGGAACCGGATTGCCGTCCGGATCCACCGCGACCATGGTCAGGTAGCAGCTGTTGGTATGACGAATCAGGCGACCCTGGATGGACTCGGCGACGACCTTGATGCCGATTTCCATCGAGGAGCGGCCGACATGATTGACGGAGGCCAGGAAGGTCACCAGCTCGCCGACGTGAATCGGCTGCTTGAAGCGCACCTGGTCCACCGACAGAGTGACGACGTAGCTGCCGCTGTAGCGGCTGGCACAGGCGTAGGCGACTTCATCCAGCTTCTTGAGAATAGCGCCACCGTGCACCTTGCCGCTGAAGTTGGCCATGTCCGGTGTCATCAACTCGGTCATGATCAACTGGTGCTGACCGGGGAGGGCGTCATTGAGGGTGGCCTGATCAGGCTGGGTGTCATTCATGCAGGAATCCTTGATGAGCGAGTCAGGGTCAGAAAGGCTCGAGTGACCCTGGGGACGGGGATCGGAGCGGGATGATTCTTGTCCCTGACAGTCTGAGGGATTCGGCGTCACTTGGCACCCTGTGAGCGGCATATCAGCACTCTCTGAACGACCTGGCCCCCGAGGAATCACTCCCCGGGGGCCAGGTGGCATGACGTTGTGAGGGGCCGGGAGTCGTGGCGTTCGAACGTCTCGTCAGAGATATTTCGTCACGGCGACCTTCTCATAGAAGGGTCAGCCCCAGTGAGATGATGATACCGGTCACCAGCAGCTGCACCAGACAGAACCCCATGATGTCCTTGGCCTTCAGGCCCGCGATGGCCAGGACAGGCAGTGCCCAGAAAGGCTGCAGCATGTTGGTCCAGGCATCGCCCCAGGCGACGGCCATCGCGACGCGTGGCAGGTCGGCACCCAATGCCTGGGCGGCAGGAATCATGACCGGTGCCTGAACCGCCCACTGCCCACCACCGGAAGGTACGAACAGATTGACGATACCGGCACTGATGAAGGACCAAAACGGCAGGCTCTCGGCGCTGGCGATCGACACGAATCCCTCGGAGAGGGTAGTCGCCAGTCCGGACTGCACCATGATGGCCATGATGCCGGCATAGAAGGGGAACTGGATGACGATACCGGCGCCGCCCTTGATGGCCTCGTTCAGACTGTCCAGCAGCTTGCGCGGCGTGCTATGCAGCACGATGGCCAGGAACAGGAAGCTGAAGTTGATCACGTTGAGATTCAGGCCACCGCCACGAATCACGAAGTGATCCACCAGCCAGGCGAGGCCGAACAGCCCCACGACCCAGGCGAGGATCGGTGAGTTCTCGAGACGCTCGGCGGGACGAGGCTGGTCGCTGATCTCGGTGGGCTTTTCCTCCAGCAGGGCCGGATCCACGTACACGCTTTCCTTCTCGAAGGGCATCATGGCGCGATTGACCAGCGGCATGATCAGCAGCAGCGCCGCGACGATGGCGATATTGAAGAAGGCAAAGATGGTGTCCGAGGTGGGCACGATGCCGATGCTCTCCTCGGTGAAGTGGCCCGCGGTGGCGATGGTCAGCGGAATCGAGCCCGAGATGCCCGCATGCCAGATCACGAAACCTGAGTAGGCGCTGGCGATCAGCAGCCGGTAATCCACCTTGATCATCTTGGCCAGCTGCTTGGCGAACAGTGCACCGATCACTAGTCCGAAGCCCCAGTTGATCCAGCTGGCGATCAGCGAGACGAAGGTGACCAGCATGATGGCACTGCCAGGCGTTCTGGCCAGCGAGGCGATGCTGGCCAGGCCCTTCTTCACCGGCGGCGTATTGGCGAGCATGAACCCCGAGATCAATACCAGCAGCATCTGCATGGAGAAGGTCAGCAGATTCCAGAAGCCATCGCCCCAGTAGCGCATTACCTCGGCGGGGGAGCGTTGCTCGATCAGCATGGCGGCTGCGGCCGCGACGACGGTCAACAGCAATACGAAGATATAGGGGTCAGGTAGATAGCGCTCGACCAGCTTGACGGCTGGCCGGGATAGCGATTGCAGCATGTGATGCTCCCTGTGGCTTTTTATCGGTATGGGAGTTGGGTTGGCATGCTCACATTAGTCTATCCGATAGCAGTAGAGTATCGCGCGATGGTCGAGGGGTAGGGTTCCGGTGCGCCTGGCGAGCACTTCATCGCTGGATCAACACAGGGCGTGCTCTGCTCGATAGGGTTCAGCGCCAGTGGTGACGGCGATGATGCAGATAGTAGCCGCCGAG is from Cobetia marina and encodes:
- a CDS encoding DNA-3-methyladenine glycosylase I, with product MADVVTASTYCENAPQHPIHGPYHDHEYGFPVSDDRVLFERFVLEINQAGLSWLTVLKKREAFREAYENYDIARIAAYGDEERARLLSDAGIIRNRLKVNAVIHNAGVVLQMKDSHGSFLQWLDAHHPQPLSAWVKLFKKTFRFTGPEIVNELLMSCGYLPGCHRDDCPVQARVLDAGPRWAEPGALEAIHADA
- a CDS encoding DoxX family protein, with amino-acid sequence MQFLENDDLGKLILRLTLGLLLLFHGLSKLLGDGGTLSWIAGELEKMGIPGVVAYGVYIGEIIAPIMLILGVHARIAGLIVVANMLFAIAVAHMGQLLSLSSSGGWALELQGFFLASALAVVFLGSGRFAVQED
- a CDS encoding GNAT family N-acetyltransferase, which translates into the protein MLPVTYRPMTPADHSAFMHMMEATPGVVIRKADEYAAVERYLIRNPGMSHLAFSGVRLVGCAMSGHDGKRGYLQHVMTAPDMRGQGIARTLVERCLDALAQEGIDKVHLDTLHDNHEAHRFWERLGWANRNAEIVRFSRLLVDDPNA
- a CDS encoding glutathione S-transferase family protein is translated as MLTLYGDRRSGNCYKVELLLHLLERHHHYIEVDILAGDTRTPEFLTRNVNGKIPLLELHRGETLSESNAILNYLADGSDYLPSDPFLRAKVLQWQFFEQYSHEPYIATARFINRYLGLPEERRDEYAAKQEGGKRALRVMEHHLAEHDWLVGDQFTIADISLYAYTHVADEGGFALDDYPAIQAWLARVAARPGHFDIPRD
- a CDS encoding LysE family translocator, encoding MESLAFLAPATLYMLSMTLTPGPNNVMLTASGANHGYWRTLPHIFGIMIGCLVLFIGIALGLGLVFERYPIVQTLLKVLGSGYLLYLAWKIAMAPPPDLSSRQDARPMSFLAAALFQFANPKAWVMGIALMAGFLPEDGPVWLNAILLASFAELVALPCISLWAGFGTAIGRLLNTDRAWRIFNRVMGALTASCVIFILG
- a CDS encoding aminotransferase-like domain-containing protein; its protein translation is MTIWTPTLDPTLPRYRALAEAIRLDIASGLLKEDERLPPQRRLADALGVTIGTVTRGYAEAERHGLVRARVGSGTYVNAPVSAGPVPDRRFGHALHARPSFGIAAESDDSLSASSGVMDLTMSLPPPHPARQQGMAAALTAISHSPEALVRSVEYQNEFGVGSHRQLLASWMSELGMPVDPEELMLTQGGQNGITLALSALLAPGEAVVTGALTYPGLIAASAERGLKLLRVPLDEEGMDVEALARLCRQQVPRMVYVMAEQNNPGAAQLSHARREALVALARQHDFWILEDGVQYLPREECGTRLYQMAPERTLYVFSTSKLLAGGLRLGVLRAPVEVLSRIGAVLRSHSWMVAPLLMETVCAWLTSGNATQLVDWQVEEMRARQRLARTLLGEWTLSSRPSSFDLWLVLPEGQRSQAVVESLARRGVHVTSAEPFCVGNEPPPQALRLCLSAAESREVLTRALEIVREVLHAPPPLRCTTL
- a CDS encoding bifunctional transcriptional activator/DNA repair enzyme AdaA, which translates into the protein MTPSRAAQDAIWQRLLARQSIAGESLRYGVITTGIFCRIGCPSPPPRRDNVRFFPDTRAAHAAGLRACRRCHPETDSSSDNRDIPDMPHWLIAVCRQLEAAVAESRPTPSLSRLAILTGLGSSHLQRRFKAWLGLSPSDYASGLRQLRFHDLLEQGRGVTDAILTAGYRSTSRAHARAGGMTPSARSKGGSGETLLAMHWPCSFGMPEHHCWLSAALSERGVVAIQLTDSRDAGQSALEARLPEADWQQVTPDDEAGQSLHAMLGARLLALCETPQTSQALFIELPLDVRGTAFQLRVWQQLNTTLSGETLTYRQLAEALGRPTASRAVANACGANPLALLTPCHRVVRGDGGLGGYRWGVELKQARLAQEAESSGRS